A region from the Kineothrix sp. IPX-CK genome encodes:
- a CDS encoding heavy metal translocating P-type ATPase: MSKKLKRLLKRIVIGALIYLVAILASRTIPDLNGNIELVLFLIAYFIIGGSIVKAAVKNIGHGQIFDENFLMSIATIGAFLIGEYPEAVAVMLFYQVGEWFQSYAVGRSRKSIAELMDIRPDYANVLRGGEAREVSPEEVAIGETILIKPGERIPLDGMVTKGASSLDTMALTGESVPRDVAEGEEVISGCVNLSGVLEVKVNKIYGESTVAKILELVENAGSKKSEAEHFITKFARYYTPVIVICAVLLAFIPPLFLGGGFTTWIYRALSFLVISCPCALVISIPLSFFGGLGGASRAGILVKGSNYLEALSDAEIVVMDKTGTLTKGTFAVTKLVPQMGVAEGALLETAAYAESYSNHPISKSLLAAYQKDVDKSLLSDVEEIAGHGVSAVLSGGRVYAGNAKWMERQQIQVGEAEEAGTIIHVAREKEYLGYIVIADEIKSDAKQAVDGLKAVGMKHIVMLTGDQKKAADRVAGELGIEEVHAELLPKDKVDQVERLFEVKSEKGRLIFVGDGMNDAPVLARADIGIAMGGLGSDAAIEAADVVIMTDEPSKIVRAIQISKRTLVIVKQNIVFAIGVKVLILLLAAVGFATMWAAVFADVGVAVIAILNAMRAMRVKV, encoded by the coding sequence ATGAGTAAGAAGCTAAAAAGGTTGCTTAAAAGAATCGTGATAGGCGCTCTCATATATCTGGTTGCGATTTTAGCATCGCGCACTATACCGGACTTAAATGGAAATATAGAGCTGGTGTTATTCTTGATCGCTTATTTTATAATAGGAGGAAGTATTGTAAAGGCGGCGGTGAAGAACATCGGTCACGGACAAATATTCGATGAAAATTTCCTGATGTCCATTGCCACCATAGGAGCCTTTCTCATAGGAGAGTACCCGGAAGCGGTTGCGGTTATGCTGTTTTACCAGGTGGGCGAGTGGTTTCAGTCCTATGCGGTAGGCAGGTCCAGAAAATCTATTGCGGAGCTTATGGATATTCGTCCGGACTATGCGAATGTCCTAAGGGGCGGAGAGGCCAGGGAGGTGAGTCCCGAGGAGGTGGCGATTGGAGAGACGATATTGATTAAGCCCGGAGAGCGGATACCCCTGGACGGTATGGTTACTAAGGGTGCCTCCTCTTTGGATACGATGGCTCTTACCGGAGAAAGCGTCCCCAGAGATGTAGCTGAGGGCGAAGAGGTGATTAGCGGATGCGTAAATCTATCCGGTGTGCTGGAGGTTAAGGTAAATAAGATTTATGGAGAGTCTACGGTAGCCAAGATACTTGAACTTGTTGAAAACGCAGGAAGCAAGAAGTCGGAGGCAGAGCATTTCATTACGAAATTCGCCAGATATTATACTCCCGTTATTGTAATTTGCGCGGTGCTTCTGGCATTTATTCCTCCGCTTTTTCTAGGTGGCGGCTTTACAACGTGGATATATAGAGCTCTTAGCTTTCTTGTTATCTCCTGCCCCTGTGCATTAGTCATCAGTATTCCTTTAAGCTTCTTCGGCGGCCTGGGAGGAGCAAGCAGAGCCGGTATTCTCGTCAAAGGCAGCAATTATCTGGAGGCTTTGTCGGATGCTGAGATCGTAGTGATGGATAAGACCGGAACTCTTACTAAGGGCACCTTTGCGGTGACTAAGCTGGTTCCCCAAATGGGTGTGGCGGAAGGTGCACTTTTGGAAACGGCAGCTTATGCGGAGAGTTATTCCAACCATCCGATTTCCAAATCGCTGTTAGCAGCATATCAAAAGGATGTGGATAAATCGCTCTTAAGCGATGTGGAAGAGATCGCGGGGCACGGAGTCAGTGCGGTATTAAGCGGCGGCCGTGTTTATGCGGGAAATGCCAAATGGATGGAGAGGCAGCAGATTCAAGTCGGGGAGGCGGAAGAGGCAGGAACTATCATCCATGTGGCGCGCGAGAAAGAATATCTGGGCTACATTGTGATAGCGGATGAAATCAAATCCGATGCGAAGCAGGCTGTCGACGGCCTTAAGGCGGTAGGAATGAAGCACATCGTCATGCTTACCGGAGACCAGAAAAAGGCGGCAGACAGAGTGGCGGGGGAACTTGGAATTGAGGAAGTGCATGCGGAGCTTTTGCCGAAGGATAAGGTAGATCAGGTAGAACGGCTGTTTGAGGTCAAATCGGAAAAGGGCAGATTGATTTTTGTCGGTGACGGCATGAACGATGCCCCGGTACTGGCGAGAGCAGATATCGGAATAGCCATGGGCGGTTTGGGCTCCGATGCGGCAATCGAAGCGGCGGACGTGGTAATCATGACAGACGAACCGTCGAAGATTGTGAGGGCAATACAGATATCGAAGAGAACCCTCGTTATCGTAAAACAAAATATAGTATTTGCAATTGGAGTGAAGGTTCTGATATTATTATTGGCAGCAGTAGGTTTCGCTACCATGTGGGCAGCGGTATTCGCCGACGTAGGAGTAGCAGTCATCGCGATACTGAATGCGATGCGTGCCATGCGGGTGAAGGTGTGA
- a CDS encoding cation transporter, translating to MRKTYILEDLDCAHCAGEIETAVGKLEGVKNSALTLLTQKLVIDVEETKAAGITKEIKKIVKKFEPDVEVIEK from the coding sequence ATGAGAAAGACTTACATTTTGGAGGATTTGGACTGCGCACACTGTGCAGGTGAGATTGAGACGGCAGTAGGAAAGCTGGAGGGGGTTAAGAACAGCGCCTTGACTCTTTTGACACAGAAGCTGGTAATCGATGTGGAAGAAACGAAGGCGGCAGGCATTACCAAAGAAATTAAGAAAATCGTGAAGAAATTTGAACCGGATGTGGAAGTAATAGAGAAATAG
- a CDS encoding metalloregulator ArsR/SmtB family transcription factor, producing MQQERVEGCDYIHVHEDIVRKVNEQMPEEDKLYDLADFFKVFADSTRIKMLYVLMCSEMCVCDIAQILNMTQSAISHQLRTLKQMDLVRNRREGKTVFYSLADGHIKTILSQGLDHIEED from the coding sequence ATGCAACAGGAGAGAGTGGAAGGCTGCGATTATATCCATGTTCACGAAGATATTGTTCGTAAGGTGAATGAGCAGATGCCGGAGGAAGATAAGCTGTATGATCTGGCAGATTTTTTTAAGGTGTTTGCGGATTCTACGAGAATAAAAATGTTATATGTGCTCATGTGCTCGGAGATGTGCGTGTGCGATATAGCGCAGATTCTGAATATGACTCAGTCAGCAATTTCCCATCAGCTTCGCACGTTGAAGCAGATGGATCTGGTAAGGAACAGGAGAGAGGGCAAAACTGTATTTTATTCTCTTGCGGATGGACATATCAAGACGATTTTAAGTCAAGGTCTGGACCATATCGAAGAGGATTAA